One Diabrotica virgifera virgifera chromosome 3, PGI_DIABVI_V3a genomic window carries:
- the LOC114332132 gene encoding BAG domain-containing protein Samui isoform X2, producing MSFPRSHFTDKFDADSARDNFPFNRNANRDDYFKSTLDNLAKRHPELAEHFQDINQRPRSRSRPAEELKSRFRRPFGDKFPFDDEDDFDIDPSKYTQHFYPQEFDQPDGRYPQTSFYQETPREGKSSSAYPQANQAEATPDPSQYTQNFYPQEFDQPDGRYLQTRYYQETPREGQSSSAYPQANQAEATPSPQPTHPQPSPQTETTVRPPQKPCPQEKERPGIQQSNTVDLGQRQEPIDDRNQRSMSAPPVGESKKRYTSSINIPVNVPSENMSQSQQPEQKSNERIIPIQVEGVDGPVFPKNPNIPPPQSHPMPDRFGHRPEPFPRGFQDEHFTRQNIPHNFQQYHPQHPSQPQYYQHPKEDIPIPVQRENFERKQQPQQHQQQQHQQEPQQQQHHQQQQQHHQQPQHHQQPQHHQQPQHHQQPQHHQQPQHHQQPQQPYQQPPPSQQQQPIPQATEEEEAKPASQDRKPTPIEQIQEIQKDVSSLMEQVEKFAGKSRDKQYLYLDEMLTRNLIKLDNIDTQGQDTIRQARKEAIKCIQQAIALLESKASKEEKMDVDQKVAGGETKETNKPEEKSEVSNEQKNVEETKNMEVTENSQPDQLPVNPTSESETNASAKEETAAPVSKESAVAEVASVDNKESKDAAESDKEKKGKKT from the coding sequence aCTGATAAGTTTGACGCCGATTCTGCCAGAGATAACTTTCCATTTAATAGGAATGCCAATAGGGACGACTATTTTAAATCCACACTTGACAATTTGGCAAAACGTCATCCGGAATTAGCCGAGCATTTTCAAGATATAAATCAGCGTCCCAGGTCCAGAAGTAGACCGGCAGAGGAGCTTAAAAGTCGATTTAGAAGACCTTTCGGTGACAAGTTTCCGTTTGATGACGAAGACGATTTCGATATAGACCCTTCAAAATACACTCAACATTTTTATCCGCAAGAGTTTGATCAGCCAGACGGTAGATATCCACAAACCAGTTTTTATCAAGAAACTCCCAGAGAAGGCAAAAGTAGTTCTGCTTATCCGCAAGCAAATCAAGCTGAAGCTACCCCTGACCCTTCACAATACACCCAGAATTTTTATCCTCAAGAGTTTGATCAACCAGACGGTAGATATCTACAAACCCGTTATTATCAAGAAACTCCCAGAGAAGGCCAAAGCAGTTCCGCTTATCCGCAAGCAAATCAAGCTGAAGCTACTCCATCTCCACAGCCAACTCATCCACAACCATCCCCACAAACTGAAACAACTGTCCGCCCTCCGCAAAAACCGTGTCCTCAGGAAAAAGAAAGGCCTGGTATTCAACAAAGTAATACGGTTGATTTAGGTCAGAGGCAGGAACCAATTGATGACAGAAATCAAAGATCTATGTCAGCACCACCCGTTGGAGAATCAAAGAAAAGATATACTTCTAGCATAAATATTCCAGTTAACGTACCTTCCGAAAACATGTCTCAAAGTCAACAACCAGAGCAGAAATCAAATGAAAGGATTATTCCTATTCAAGTAGAGGGAGTGGATGGACCAGTCTTCCCAAAAAATCCTAACATACCTCCCCCACAGTCGCATCCCATGCCAGACAGATTTGGACATCGACCAGAACCTTTTCCAAGAGGTTTTCAAGATGAACATTTCACTCGGCAAAATATACCTCATAATTTCCAGCAGTACCATCCACAACATCCATCACAACCACAATATTATCAACATCCTAAAGAAGATATTCCTATTCCTGTACAAAGAGAAAACTTTGAGAGGAAGCAACAACCTCAGCAGCATCAACAACAGCAGCATCAACAAGAGCCGCAACAGCAGCAGCACCACCAACAACAGCAGCAGCACCATCAACAACCGCAGCATCATCAACAGCCGCAGCACCACCAACAGCCGCAGCATCATCAACAGCCGCAGCACCATCAACAGCCGCAGCACCATCAACAGCCGCAGCAACCTTACCAACAACCTCCACCTTCCCAACAACAGCAACCAATACCACAAGCAACGGAAGAGGAAGAAGCTAAACCTGCTTCTCAGGATCGCAAACCTACTCCCATAGAGCAAATTCAAGAAATCCAAAAGGATGTTTCCAGTTTAATGGAACAGGTTGAAAAGTTTGCAGGGAAATCTAGAGATAAGCAGTATCTATATTTAGACGAAATGTTGACTAGAAATCTAATTAAATTAGATAATATAGATACTCAAGGACAAGACACTATCCGTCAGGCCAGAAAAGAAGCGATTAAATGTATACAGCAAGCTATTGCTCTATTAGAAAGTAAAGCGTCGAAGGAAGAAAAAATGGATGTAGATCAAAAAGTTGCTGGTGGGGAAACAAAAGAGACCAACAAACCAGAAGAAAAAAGCGAAGTATCAAACGAACAAAAGAATGTCGAGGAAACTAAAAATATGGAAGTTACTGAGAACTCTCAACCTGACCAGTTACCAGTGAATCCTACCAGTGAATCGGAAACTAACGCATCTGCTAAAGAAGAAACAGCTGCCCCAGTTTCCAAAGAATCTGCTGTTGCCGAAGTAGCTTCAGTAGATAATAAAGAAAGCAAAGATGCAGCAGAGAGCGACAAGGAAAAAAAGGGAAAGAAAacataa
- the LOC114332132 gene encoding BAG domain-containing protein Samui isoform X1, whose protein sequence is MSCYLVKSTSLSLQRDTNCIRTSVVPLTDKFDADSARDNFPFNRNANRDDYFKSTLDNLAKRHPELAEHFQDINQRPRSRSRPAEELKSRFRRPFGDKFPFDDEDDFDIDPSKYTQHFYPQEFDQPDGRYPQTSFYQETPREGKSSSAYPQANQAEATPDPSQYTQNFYPQEFDQPDGRYLQTRYYQETPREGQSSSAYPQANQAEATPSPQPTHPQPSPQTETTVRPPQKPCPQEKERPGIQQSNTVDLGQRQEPIDDRNQRSMSAPPVGESKKRYTSSINIPVNVPSENMSQSQQPEQKSNERIIPIQVEGVDGPVFPKNPNIPPPQSHPMPDRFGHRPEPFPRGFQDEHFTRQNIPHNFQQYHPQHPSQPQYYQHPKEDIPIPVQRENFERKQQPQQHQQQQHQQEPQQQQHHQQQQQHHQQPQHHQQPQHHQQPQHHQQPQHHQQPQHHQQPQQPYQQPPPSQQQQPIPQATEEEEAKPASQDRKPTPIEQIQEIQKDVSSLMEQVEKFAGKSRDKQYLYLDEMLTRNLIKLDNIDTQGQDTIRQARKEAIKCIQQAIALLESKASKEEKMDVDQKVAGGETKETNKPEEKSEVSNEQKNVEETKNMEVTENSQPDQLPVNPTSESETNASAKEETAAPVSKESAVAEVASVDNKESKDAAESDKEKKGKKT, encoded by the coding sequence aCTGATAAGTTTGACGCCGATTCTGCCAGAGATAACTTTCCATTTAATAGGAATGCCAATAGGGACGACTATTTTAAATCCACACTTGACAATTTGGCAAAACGTCATCCGGAATTAGCCGAGCATTTTCAAGATATAAATCAGCGTCCCAGGTCCAGAAGTAGACCGGCAGAGGAGCTTAAAAGTCGATTTAGAAGACCTTTCGGTGACAAGTTTCCGTTTGATGACGAAGACGATTTCGATATAGACCCTTCAAAATACACTCAACATTTTTATCCGCAAGAGTTTGATCAGCCAGACGGTAGATATCCACAAACCAGTTTTTATCAAGAAACTCCCAGAGAAGGCAAAAGTAGTTCTGCTTATCCGCAAGCAAATCAAGCTGAAGCTACCCCTGACCCTTCACAATACACCCAGAATTTTTATCCTCAAGAGTTTGATCAACCAGACGGTAGATATCTACAAACCCGTTATTATCAAGAAACTCCCAGAGAAGGCCAAAGCAGTTCCGCTTATCCGCAAGCAAATCAAGCTGAAGCTACTCCATCTCCACAGCCAACTCATCCACAACCATCCCCACAAACTGAAACAACTGTCCGCCCTCCGCAAAAACCGTGTCCTCAGGAAAAAGAAAGGCCTGGTATTCAACAAAGTAATACGGTTGATTTAGGTCAGAGGCAGGAACCAATTGATGACAGAAATCAAAGATCTATGTCAGCACCACCCGTTGGAGAATCAAAGAAAAGATATACTTCTAGCATAAATATTCCAGTTAACGTACCTTCCGAAAACATGTCTCAAAGTCAACAACCAGAGCAGAAATCAAATGAAAGGATTATTCCTATTCAAGTAGAGGGAGTGGATGGACCAGTCTTCCCAAAAAATCCTAACATACCTCCCCCACAGTCGCATCCCATGCCAGACAGATTTGGACATCGACCAGAACCTTTTCCAAGAGGTTTTCAAGATGAACATTTCACTCGGCAAAATATACCTCATAATTTCCAGCAGTACCATCCACAACATCCATCACAACCACAATATTATCAACATCCTAAAGAAGATATTCCTATTCCTGTACAAAGAGAAAACTTTGAGAGGAAGCAACAACCTCAGCAGCATCAACAACAGCAGCATCAACAAGAGCCGCAACAGCAGCAGCACCACCAACAACAGCAGCAGCACCATCAACAACCGCAGCATCATCAACAGCCGCAGCACCACCAACAGCCGCAGCATCATCAACAGCCGCAGCACCATCAACAGCCGCAGCACCATCAACAGCCGCAGCAACCTTACCAACAACCTCCACCTTCCCAACAACAGCAACCAATACCACAAGCAACGGAAGAGGAAGAAGCTAAACCTGCTTCTCAGGATCGCAAACCTACTCCCATAGAGCAAATTCAAGAAATCCAAAAGGATGTTTCCAGTTTAATGGAACAGGTTGAAAAGTTTGCAGGGAAATCTAGAGATAAGCAGTATCTATATTTAGACGAAATGTTGACTAGAAATCTAATTAAATTAGATAATATAGATACTCAAGGACAAGACACTATCCGTCAGGCCAGAAAAGAAGCGATTAAATGTATACAGCAAGCTATTGCTCTATTAGAAAGTAAAGCGTCGAAGGAAGAAAAAATGGATGTAGATCAAAAAGTTGCTGGTGGGGAAACAAAAGAGACCAACAAACCAGAAGAAAAAAGCGAAGTATCAAACGAACAAAAGAATGTCGAGGAAACTAAAAATATGGAAGTTACTGAGAACTCTCAACCTGACCAGTTACCAGTGAATCCTACCAGTGAATCGGAAACTAACGCATCTGCTAAAGAAGAAACAGCTGCCCCAGTTTCCAAAGAATCTGCTGTTGCCGAAGTAGCTTCAGTAGATAATAAAGAAAGCAAAGATGCAGCAGAGAGCGACAAGGAAAAAAAGGGAAAGAAAacataa